In one window of Desulforhabdus amnigena DNA:
- a CDS encoding YybS family protein, with protein sequence MGLSDKKPAPWRNPLVGRELALGLVATLLFFMSMLMIPLGGAFFGIFTPLPTLLFYYRWGSPLGYWVPGGAAAAGSLLLSYLGMVPTIPFFLGLLGLGFLLGLGMREHWTVEKTIGSSSLFLFSLGAIAAGLISTGIEGGLVLHMEKSLEQTISAVFQQYGAPSPEKSLLEQSLLEFVPTAVRLMPGAAFSSILIVSWLNVLVVMRYCSLHQMPLPSWGKWTLWKAPEILVWGVIAGGFALLLPFEFLRTPAMNVLVVLGTIYLFQGLAVAAFYFERWKLPRVLRAILYGFFLLQMSATLGAIFLGFIDVWIDFRRFARKPSSTP encoded by the coding sequence ATGGGCCTTAGTGATAAAAAACCGGCGCCCTGGCGAAATCCTCTAGTGGGAAGAGAGCTTGCCCTGGGTCTTGTGGCAACGCTTCTCTTCTTCATGTCCATGCTGATGATTCCCCTGGGTGGAGCTTTTTTCGGCATTTTCACTCCCCTGCCCACCCTGCTGTTCTATTACCGATGGGGAAGTCCCCTGGGGTATTGGGTTCCGGGGGGCGCTGCGGCGGCTGGTTCCCTTCTGTTGAGCTATCTGGGCATGGTTCCGACCATCCCCTTTTTTTTGGGGCTGCTGGGGCTGGGATTTTTGTTGGGCCTTGGGATGAGGGAGCATTGGACCGTTGAAAAGACGATCGGAAGCTCCAGCCTGTTCCTCTTCTCCCTGGGAGCCATAGCCGCGGGGCTGATCTCGACGGGAATCGAGGGAGGGTTGGTCCTGCATATGGAGAAGTCCCTCGAGCAAACCATTTCTGCCGTTTTTCAGCAGTATGGTGCCCCTTCTCCAGAAAAAAGCCTGCTGGAACAATCGCTTTTGGAGTTTGTGCCCACGGCGGTAAGGCTTATGCCCGGAGCGGCTTTTTCCAGCATTCTCATTGTGTCCTGGCTGAATGTATTGGTGGTCATGCGTTACTGCAGTCTCCATCAAATGCCTTTGCCTTCGTGGGGAAAATGGACCCTGTGGAAAGCTCCGGAAATCCTGGTCTGGGGGGTTATCGCCGGCGGATTTGCGCTTCTTCTGCCCTTTGAGTTCCTCCGTACGCCGGCGATGAATGTGCTCGTGGTCCTTGGGACCATTTATCTTTTTCAGGGGCTTGCCGTCGCCGCTTTTTATTTTGAGCGATGGAAGCTGCCGCGGGTGCTGCGGGCCATACTCTATGGCTTTTTTTTATTACAGATGTCTGCAACGCTTGGAGCGATCTTTTTGGGGTTCATCGATGTATGGATCGATTTTCGAAGGTTCGCCCGAAAGCCTTCATCTACCCCCTGA
- the rpsR gene encoding 30S ribosomal protein S18 produces MAFRRKRRTFHRRKVCRFCVDAELKIDYKDAKTLRYFVTERGKIVPRRISGNCAKHQRKMTLAVKRARQIALLPYTTIHTV; encoded by the coding sequence ATGGCCTTTCGACGTAAACGACGTACATTCCATCGGCGTAAGGTATGTCGCTTTTGTGTGGATGCCGAACTGAAGATAGATTACAAAGATGCCAAGACCCTGCGTTATTTCGTCACAGAGCGGGGGAAGATCGTTCCTCGCAGAATTTCCGGCAACTGTGCAAAACATCAGCGGAAAATGACATTGGCCGTTAAGCGGGCGCGGCAGATCGCTCTGTTGCCCTACACGACAATTCATACCGTCTAA
- the rpsF gene encoding 30S ribosomal protein S6 — MRKYETFFIMDPDLPDEVTAVVDDKLKNIVGSSGGMVLSYVPWGKKKLAYPVKRRSRGLYVLMEYAGGPELVAELERNMRLDERVLKFITVKLEDRFDPEKAEPREAVTPPPFGEEEDVESSGPGILDDEEGLGEGFEGDEEIEDEEE; from the coding sequence ATGAGAAAGTACGAAACGTTTTTTATCATGGATCCGGATTTGCCGGATGAGGTAACCGCCGTAGTGGACGATAAGCTCAAGAATATCGTCGGATCGTCCGGCGGAATGGTTTTGAGCTATGTTCCGTGGGGTAAGAAAAAGTTGGCCTACCCTGTAAAGAGGCGTTCGAGAGGCCTTTATGTTCTCATGGAATATGCAGGCGGTCCTGAGCTGGTTGCGGAGCTCGAACGCAACATGCGTTTGGATGAGAGGGTTCTCAAATTCATTACCGTGAAGTTGGAAGATCGCTTCGATCCGGAAAAGGCGGAACCTCGCGAAGCTGTGACCCCTCCCCCCTTTGGTGAAGAAGAGGATGTCGAAAGCTCCGGCCCGGGCATTCTTGATGATGAAGAAGGGCTCGGTGAAGGGTTTGAAGGGGACGAAGAAATCGAGGATGAGGAAGAATAG
- a CDS encoding FtsB family cell division protein — MNSKNSFANRFDPSKKGKPGTLSNGLHVVRFLVILFVALNVLLLYGIFFSSQGILGYRQQTAQVAELEKKIAELKRKNHKLFNKIQSFKKDPQAQERLVRQQLGWAKENELMIEFVTPEKADAQ, encoded by the coding sequence ATGAATTCAAAAAACTCTTTTGCCAATAGATTCGACCCCTCAAAAAAGGGAAAACCGGGTACTTTGTCCAACGGGCTTCACGTGGTGCGTTTCCTTGTGATTCTTTTTGTCGCCTTGAACGTGCTGCTTCTCTATGGAATCTTCTTTTCGTCTCAAGGGATTCTGGGATATCGGCAGCAGACTGCTCAAGTTGCCGAACTTGAGAAAAAGATTGCCGAACTGAAGAGGAAAAATCACAAACTGTTCAATAAAATCCAGAGCTTCAAGAAAGACCCCCAGGCCCAGGAAAGGCTGGTTCGGCAGCAGTTGGGGTGGGCAAAGGAAAACGAGTTGATGATTGAATTCGTGACCCCTGAAAAAGCGGATGCCCAATGA
- a CDS encoding ASKHA domain-containing protein has translation MPSSLPSWLQPIPLVETLRLELAPPHLNDNAGDLDRLVRALKQEGVTPIHVSPLRIDHLVREIRNARFNVAAVVGYASCHWELLDVFPLSYEEPILAFAVDLGTSSLAFYLLDLTWREIIAQKSIPNPQIPHGEDILTRILFARDEKNRQTLQKLLLDSFNHTMHEMLEQNGFHAEQVFAMAVAGNTTMSHFFLGLDPTHICREPYIPAVNRFPFVHARELGLSMHPEGLIYVFPNVGSYFGGDLVAGILAAGFHRSEELSLLVDVGTNAEVVLGNRDWLIACAGAAGPALEGGVMERGMMAAPGAIDRVRIDPLSLEPSYHVLGDEKPVGICGSGVIDAVAEMFRVGILTIQGKIDTSIESPRILKTPDGPAYVLATGEETADSRDLLITEIDVGIFLKSKAAMYTILTVILNKVGLSFKDIKRFYMAGTFGNYIDPAMAIRIGMIPDLPLETYRGLGNTAGRGAAMVLLDRSLLNELENVCDRITYIELNVNMELMNEFRGALFLPHTDPRLFPSVEIPERSRG, from the coding sequence ATGCCGTCTTCTTTGCCTTCCTGGCTGCAACCCATTCCCCTGGTGGAAACTCTTCGGCTGGAATTGGCTCCGCCTCACTTGAATGACAACGCAGGCGATCTTGACCGCCTGGTTCGCGCCTTGAAACAGGAAGGGGTCACCCCCATTCATGTCAGCCCTCTGAGAATCGATCACCTGGTGCGGGAGATTCGAAACGCCCGGTTCAATGTTGCCGCGGTTGTGGGATATGCCTCCTGTCATTGGGAATTGCTCGATGTTTTCCCCCTCTCTTACGAAGAGCCCATTTTGGCCTTTGCCGTGGATTTGGGAACCTCCAGCCTGGCCTTTTACCTGCTGGATCTGACCTGGCGGGAAATTATTGCACAAAAATCTATTCCAAATCCTCAGATTCCTCATGGGGAGGACATTCTCACACGCATCCTTTTTGCACGGGACGAAAAAAACCGGCAGACGCTCCAAAAGTTGCTCCTCGACAGCTTCAACCATACCATGCACGAAATGCTGGAACAAAACGGGTTCCATGCCGAACAGGTCTTTGCCATGGCGGTGGCGGGCAATACGACCATGAGCCATTTTTTCCTGGGTCTCGACCCGACCCATATTTGCCGGGAACCATACATTCCCGCCGTGAACCGATTCCCCTTCGTACATGCCCGCGAACTGGGACTTTCCATGCATCCGGAAGGGTTGATCTATGTTTTTCCGAACGTTGGATCTTATTTCGGGGGGGACCTCGTCGCAGGGATTCTGGCCGCCGGTTTTCATCGTTCCGAGGAATTGAGCCTTCTTGTGGATGTGGGAACCAATGCCGAAGTGGTCCTGGGCAACCGGGACTGGTTGATCGCCTGTGCGGGGGCGGCAGGGCCGGCTCTGGAAGGCGGTGTCATGGAGCGGGGGATGATGGCAGCTCCGGGAGCCATCGACCGGGTGAGGATCGATCCCCTTTCTCTTGAACCTTCTTACCATGTCCTGGGAGACGAGAAACCTGTGGGAATCTGTGGCTCGGGGGTCATCGATGCCGTAGCGGAGATGTTCAGGGTGGGGATTCTCACCATACAGGGGAAAATCGATACCAGCATCGAATCCCCCCGCATCCTGAAGACCCCCGATGGTCCGGCTTATGTGCTGGCAACCGGTGAGGAAACGGCCGATTCTCGAGATCTTCTCATCACGGAGATAGATGTGGGGATTTTCCTCAAATCCAAAGCCGCCATGTATACGATTCTCACGGTGATCCTGAACAAGGTGGGGCTGAGCTTCAAAGATATCAAAAGGTTTTACATGGCGGGAACTTTCGGGAACTACATCGATCCGGCCATGGCCATTCGCATTGGAATGATCCCGGATCTGCCGCTGGAGACGTACCGTGGACTTGGAAATACGGCGGGTCGGGGCGCAGCCATGGTGCTCCTCGATCGATCCCTGCTTAACGAGTTGGAAAATGTATGTGACCGGATCACCTACATAGAGCTCAACGTAAATATGGAGCTTATGAATGAATTTCGCGGGGCCCTCTTTTTGCCCCATACGGACCCCAGGCTTTTTCCTTCAGTGGAAATTCCAGAGAGATCCCGGGGGTAG
- a CDS encoding KH domain-containing protein, which translates to MEEDIQIKELVEVIARALAEYPEEVIVKEISGQQISVIELRAAKADLGKIIGKEGRNAHALRTLVNAAATKLRKRAVLEILE; encoded by the coding sequence ATGGAAGAAGACATCCAGATCAAAGAATTAGTGGAAGTGATTGCTCGAGCCCTGGCAGAATATCCTGAAGAAGTTATAGTGAAAGAAATATCCGGCCAGCAAATTTCCGTGATAGAATTGAGAGCGGCCAAGGCGGATTTAGGAAAAATCATCGGAAAGGAAGGCCGTAATGCCCACGCATTGCGGACCCTCGTCAATGCGGCCGCGACAAAGCTCCGGAAGCGGGCCGTTCTTGAAATCCTCGAGTAG
- a CDS encoding glycosyltransferase family 9 protein, with amino-acid sequence MVASSPSDLPMPKSLKKKAAQRPPSPSEPRRLVILHQGALGDFLLAYPVLEGLCHCQPDVYMDFWSKKEHVELIGSRPWVHAVHSCHGPELVPFHHEELWQDARIPPFLQDAHTIFIFGQESNRILAERLSHRLTFPVQWIQSFPQAPEARSVSQFLKDQLVCRGWQVEDMRARIDPSADERSAALEFLASLGWKPRQKPIIIHPGSGGKKKIWPLRNWWSLLEWLRKKYDGPILLSLGPADDYLMDFAKAAQAFGIHLLKDLSLPRLSAFLAESRFYAGNDSGVSHLAAATGIPCVVLFGPTDPAVWAPQGPHVHVIRSHWEEAENLAWPSPPAPLEPSLKNLFQKLMV; translated from the coding sequence ATGGTCGCTTCTTCGCCTTCTGACCTTCCCATGCCAAAGTCCTTAAAGAAAAAAGCTGCACAGCGGCCGCCTTCCCCATCGGAACCCCGCCGCCTGGTCATTCTCCACCAGGGCGCACTTGGAGATTTCCTGTTGGCCTATCCCGTTTTGGAAGGCCTCTGCCACTGCCAACCCGACGTTTACATGGACTTCTGGTCCAAAAAGGAGCATGTGGAACTCATTGGGTCGAGACCCTGGGTTCACGCCGTCCATTCCTGCCACGGACCGGAACTCGTCCCCTTCCATCACGAAGAACTGTGGCAGGACGCCCGCATCCCCCCTTTCCTGCAAGATGCCCACACGATCTTTATTTTCGGGCAGGAGAGCAACCGTATTTTGGCGGAGAGATTGTCACACCGTCTGACTTTTCCGGTTCAATGGATACAATCGTTTCCCCAAGCTCCGGAGGCCAGGTCCGTATCGCAATTCCTGAAAGACCAATTGGTATGCAGGGGGTGGCAGGTAGAAGATATGAGGGCGCGAATAGACCCGTCGGCCGACGAACGGTCGGCTGCCTTGGAGTTCCTGGCATCCCTCGGATGGAAACCCCGCCAAAAACCGATCATCATTCATCCGGGCAGTGGAGGGAAGAAAAAGATATGGCCCCTTCGCAACTGGTGGTCTCTACTGGAATGGCTTCGAAAAAAGTACGACGGCCCCATCCTTCTGTCTCTCGGCCCCGCAGACGACTATCTCATGGATTTCGCAAAGGCGGCTCAAGCCTTTGGAATCCACCTGTTGAAGGATCTTTCCCTTCCCCGTCTCAGCGCCTTTCTGGCAGAATCCCGATTCTATGCGGGGAACGATTCCGGAGTGAGCCACCTGGCCGCCGCCACAGGAATTCCTTGCGTGGTCCTGTTCGGCCCTACCGACCCGGCAGTCTGGGCGCCCCAGGGCCCTCACGTCCATGTCATTCGCAGCCACTGGGAAGAGGCGGAAAACCTGGCATGGCCCTCTCCCCCCGCCCCGCTGGAACCCTCTCTGAAAAACTTATTCCAGAAACTGATGGTTTGA
- a CDS encoding MBL fold metallo-hydrolase, with the protein MDWKITVLCENTVTTPGLLGEHGFSAYIETPDGNILFDTGQGFSLIPNALRLKKDLERVTQVVLSHGHFDHTGGLLAFLGVHGPCDIVAHPDVLMERFRLIQMGREEKPVSIGVPWPDAYLTTRGARFVYHRGFTEIAKNIFITGEVPRKTAFETGDPKFLVRKNEEWVPDAFLDDYSLVLKTPQGLVILLGCAHAGLINILEHAVSQTGDDRVYAILGGTHLGFSAESQLEETIRALKQYNVGLLATSHCTGQRPIARLAAEFGERFAFGNVGFVLS; encoded by the coding sequence GTGGATTGGAAGATTACCGTACTTTGTGAAAATACCGTAACCACTCCGGGGTTGTTGGGAGAACATGGTTTTTCCGCCTACATCGAAACCCCGGACGGCAACATTCTCTTCGACACGGGCCAGGGATTCAGCTTGATTCCCAATGCCCTAAGACTCAAGAAGGATCTGGAGCGGGTAACGCAGGTGGTATTGAGCCATGGCCATTTTGATCATACGGGCGGATTGCTGGCCTTTCTCGGTGTGCACGGCCCCTGCGATATCGTGGCGCATCCGGATGTATTGATGGAAAGGTTCCGATTGATTCAAATGGGGCGGGAAGAAAAGCCTGTTTCCATAGGTGTTCCATGGCCGGATGCCTACCTGACCACGCGGGGCGCCCGGTTTGTGTATCACAGGGGTTTCACTGAAATCGCGAAAAACATCTTCATCACGGGAGAGGTCCCCAGGAAAACGGCGTTCGAAACGGGAGATCCCAAGTTTCTCGTTCGCAAGAATGAAGAATGGGTTCCCGATGCCTTTCTGGACGACTATTCCCTGGTGCTCAAAACGCCCCAGGGTTTGGTGATCCTGCTGGGGTGTGCTCATGCGGGGTTGATCAACATTTTGGAACATGCCGTCTCGCAAACGGGAGATGACCGGGTTTATGCCATACTGGGAGGCACGCACTTGGGCTTTTCCGCGGAATCGCAGTTGGAAGAGACCATACGGGCTCTGAAACAATACAATGTCGGACTCCTCGCCACCAGCCACTGCACGGGGCAGCGCCCCATTGCCCGGCTCGCAGCGGAATTCGGGGAGCGATTTGCCTTCGGGAATGTGGGGTTCGTTCTCAGCTGA
- a CDS encoding acyl-CoA synthetase: MSKIPESYLPPKELWPDYVVPDEFADTPMKLNLADYLLDRHIREGRGDNIAIKFMDKTFTYAQLQTMVNKFGNALRDAGVDVQDRVGIRLVNSPQAVITIFAIEKIGAIPVPTSPLWSAEEIAFVANNAEMKYFVVNAPLMAPVETAKANFEFGTRVVVIGGVPEEVKAAGNLVFEEMLEKGAPALDAVMLDAEDIGIILYTSGTTGMPKGCVHFVRPSIIEAKLVNKYVYKMKPGDVLGGAAPVSFAAGFGTFTLLPFEGGAAISLIPKFSPPDMMELIPKHKINLMTGLPTGYRALMKFPAFKDFDISSVRLYTSGGDALGAETLEGWRKLTGKPIWEGLGGTEMLHLVTSNTMNPEPVPNSIGKALPGVQVRVIDAEGKDCKPGEVGSMILKGPSGTLYWKPYVDGERLLKSQKKGVVNGWNQMGDAVYMNEDGNIFFVSREDDMIKSSGYRIGPAEVEEALARHPAVADVGVVGVPDPDKGQVTKAVIVLKPGHEGSDALSEELKTFLKEHIAIYKLPRIFEYVDALPRTPTGKLLRRKLRS, from the coding sequence ATGAGTAAGATCCCTGAAAGCTATTTGCCACCCAAAGAACTCTGGCCGGATTATGTGGTCCCCGACGAATTTGCTGATACTCCCATGAAACTGAATCTGGCCGACTATCTGCTGGACCGGCACATCCGGGAAGGCAGGGGTGACAATATCGCCATCAAGTTCATGGACAAGACCTTTACTTATGCGCAATTGCAGACGATGGTGAATAAATTCGGCAATGCCCTCAGGGATGCAGGTGTGGATGTGCAGGATCGGGTTGGCATTCGTCTGGTGAATTCTCCTCAGGCGGTCATCACCATCTTTGCCATAGAGAAAATCGGGGCCATTCCGGTTCCTACTTCTCCTCTGTGGTCTGCTGAGGAAATTGCCTTTGTGGCCAACAATGCGGAAATGAAATATTTCGTCGTCAACGCTCCCCTCATGGCTCCCGTGGAGACGGCTAAAGCCAACTTCGAGTTCGGAACCCGGGTCGTGGTGATCGGGGGCGTGCCCGAAGAGGTCAAGGCCGCCGGCAATCTCGTATTCGAGGAGATGCTGGAAAAGGGCGCGCCGGCCTTGGATGCGGTCATGCTGGATGCGGAGGATATCGGAATCATCCTGTATACCTCGGGAACCACGGGCATGCCCAAGGGTTGTGTGCATTTTGTGCGGCCCTCCATTATCGAAGCGAAACTGGTGAATAAGTATGTTTACAAAATGAAGCCGGGCGATGTTTTGGGAGGCGCTGCCCCCGTTTCATTCGCAGCGGGTTTCGGAACCTTTACCCTTCTGCCTTTTGAGGGCGGGGCGGCCATCTCTCTCATCCCCAAGTTTTCCCCTCCGGACATGATGGAACTCATCCCCAAACACAAAATAAACCTGATGACCGGTCTGCCCACCGGCTACCGGGCTCTGATGAAATTCCCGGCCTTCAAGGATTTCGATATCAGCTCGGTTCGTCTCTATACTTCAGGGGGGGACGCTCTGGGGGCGGAAACCCTGGAAGGGTGGCGAAAGCTTACGGGAAAACCCATTTGGGAGGGGCTGGGAGGAACGGAGATGCTCCACCTGGTCACGTCCAATACCATGAATCCCGAACCGGTTCCCAATTCCATTGGCAAGGCGCTGCCCGGTGTCCAGGTCCGGGTCATCGACGCCGAAGGCAAAGACTGCAAGCCTGGAGAAGTCGGCAGTATGATTCTCAAGGGGCCGTCGGGGACCCTTTACTGGAAACCTTATGTGGATGGAGAGCGGCTCCTCAAGTCTCAGAAAAAAGGGGTGGTCAACGGCTGGAATCAGATGGGGGATGCCGTCTACATGAATGAGGATGGAAATATCTTCTTCGTATCTCGTGAAGACGACATGATCAAGAGCTCCGGTTATCGCATCGGTCCTGCGGAAGTGGAGGAGGCTCTTGCCAGGCATCCCGCGGTAGCGGATGTGGGTGTCGTGGGCGTTCCCGATCCCGACAAGGGGCAGGTAACCAAGGCCGTTATCGTCCTCAAGCCCGGCCATGAAGGCAGCGATGCCTTGTCGGAAGAGCTCAAGACTTTCCTGAAAGAACACATTGCCATTTACAAGCTGCCAAGAATCTTTGAATATGTTGATGCGTTACCGCGTACCCCCACAGGTAAATTGCTGCGCAGAAAACTGCGTTCCTGA
- a CDS encoding CBS and ACT domain-containing protein, which translates to MIVRHWMTTKVVTINKGASIQQALALMKKGSIRHLPVVDSDKSLIGWVTDADLRGVLIASMLEELTLEDVMIRKPYTADPDMSLEDAAHVILERRIGGLPVLDDGKLVGIITVVDILSAFITIMGMLAYSSRLDVKASSPQTALLEIAQVIGRHDAELISVYHLPKTEGQENVYSVRLKKCDLEPIVADLKKSGMEVVATNLMAP; encoded by the coding sequence GTGATCGTACGCCATTGGATGACTACGAAAGTGGTGACCATCAACAAGGGCGCTTCCATTCAGCAGGCCTTGGCTCTGATGAAAAAGGGTTCCATTCGTCATCTTCCGGTAGTGGATTCCGACAAGAGTCTGATCGGGTGGGTGACAGACGCGGATTTGCGAGGGGTCTTGATTGCCTCCATGCTGGAGGAGTTGACTCTGGAAGATGTGATGATTCGGAAACCCTACACGGCGGATCCCGATATGTCTCTTGAAGATGCAGCTCATGTCATCCTGGAGAGGCGCATTGGCGGACTGCCGGTGCTCGATGATGGGAAGCTTGTGGGGATTATCACCGTTGTGGATATCCTCTCGGCTTTCATAACCATCATGGGCATGCTGGCCTATTCTTCGCGGCTGGATGTGAAAGCCTCCTCTCCTCAGACTGCACTGCTGGAAATCGCCCAGGTGATTGGACGCCACGATGCTGAACTCATCAGCGTCTACCATCTGCCAAAAACGGAAGGCCAGGAAAACGTGTATTCCGTTCGGTTGAAAAAATGTGATCTGGAGCCCATCGTCGCCGACTTGAAAAAGAGCGGCATGGAAGTTGTCGCTACAAACCTTATGGCCCCTTGA
- a CDS encoding antibiotic biosynthesis monooxygenase family protein — MAVRVLIERNIDLGQEPKLHQLLTQLRAKAMEVKGYISGETLRALDDPKRFLVISTWNSIEEWKAWQNNPERKKLQEEVNKLLRTPETTTVFTNI, encoded by the coding sequence ATGGCTGTTCGGGTACTTATTGAGAGAAACATCGATTTGGGTCAGGAACCAAAACTTCATCAGTTGTTGACGCAGTTGCGCGCCAAGGCAATGGAAGTGAAAGGCTACATTTCAGGAGAGACGCTTCGGGCTTTGGACGATCCTAAAAGGTTTCTCGTTATCAGCACATGGAACAGCATCGAGGAATGGAAGGCGTGGCAGAACAATCCCGAACGCAAGAAACTCCAGGAGGAAGTGAACAAGCTTCTGCGGACCCCGGAAACAACCACTGTATTCACCAATATCTAA